The Budorcas taxicolor isolate Tak-1 chromosome 25, Takin1.1, whole genome shotgun sequence genome includes a region encoding these proteins:
- the FRMD8 gene encoding FERM domain-containing protein 8 gives MDGPEGSTGQPGPADRSHRSSVSSVGARAADVLVYLADDSMVPLAVENLPSLSAHELHRAIREVLQLPDIALDAFALWLVSPLLEVQLKPKHQPYKLGRQWQELLLRFTDAPDDDVAMDEPSLQFRRNVFFPKRRELQIHDKEVLRLLYEEAKGNVLAARYPCDVEDCEALGALVCRVQLGPYQPGQPTACALREKLDSFLPAHLCKRSHGLFAALRGRGAKAGTGEQGLLNAYRRVQEVAGSDGEREASLSPHYRAYLLKCHELPFYGCAFFHGEIDKPAQGFLHRGGRKPVSVAISLDGVHVIDCREKHVLLGLRFQELSWDHTSPEEEESVLWLEFDGDNEGTPVNKLLKIYSKQAELMSSLIEYCIELSQAAEPAASREAGPASASGSSPPPHQRPQLRRQGSVVCSRIQHLSTIDYVEEGETIKRVKPKRTTSFFSRQLSLGQGSYTVVQAADSLEQG, from the exons ATGGACGGGCCAGAAGGCAGTACCGGGCAGCCCGGCCCAGCTGATCGGTCCCATCGAAGCAGTGTGTCCTCCGTGGGAGCCCGAG CAGCCGACGTGCTGGTGTACCTGGCGGATGATTCGATGGTGCCCCTGGCCGTGGAGAACCTGCCCTCACTCAGTGCCCACGAGCTGCATCGGGCCATCCGCGAGGTCCTACAGCTTCCAGACATCGCCCTGGACGCCTTCGCACTCTGGCTCGTCTCCCCTCTGCTGG AGGTGCagctgaagcccaagcaccagcCCTACAAGCTGGGCCGCCAGtggcaggagctgctgctgcgaTTCACCGACGCCCCGGATGACGACGTGGCCATGG atgAGCCTTCCCTACAGTTCCGGAGAAACGTGTTTTTCCCCAAACGGCGGGAGCTCCAG ATCCATGACAAGGAGGTCCTGCGGCTGCTCTACGAGGAGGCCAAGGGCAACGTGCTGGCCGCCCGGTACCCTTGCGACGTGGAGGACTGCGAGGCCCTGGGCGCCCTGGTGTGCCGTGTGCAGCTCGGGCCCTACCAGCCTGGCCAGCCCACCGCCTGCGCCCTGAG GGAGAAGCTGGActccttcctccctgcccacctctgcAAGCGGAGCCACGGGCTCTTCGCTGCTCTCCGGGGCCGTGGCGCCAAGGCCGGGACGGGCGAGCAGGGTCTGCTGAACGCCTACCGCCGGGTGCAGGAGGTGGCCGGCAGCGATGGCGAGCGCGAGGCTTCCCTGAGCCCCCACTACCGCGCCTACCTCCTCAAGTGCCACGAGCTGCCCTTCTACGG GTGTGCCTTCTTCCACGGCGAGATTGACAAGCCAGCCCAGGGCTTTTTGCACCGGGGCGGGCGCAAGCCAGTGTCTGTGGCCATCAGCCTGGATGGCGTGCATGTCATCGACTGCAGGGAGAAG CACGTCCTGCTGGGCCTGCGCTTCCAGGAACTATCCTGGGACCATACCTCCCCCGAGGAGGAGGAGTCTGTGCTGTGGCTGGAGTTCGACGGGGACAACGAGGGCACACCGGTCAACAAACTCCTCAAGATCTACTCCAAGCAG gcTGAGCTGATGAGCAGCCTCATCGAGTACTGCATCGAGCTGAGCCAGGCTGCCGAGCCGGCTGCCTCCCGGGAGGCCGGCCCCGCCTCGGCCTCTGGCTCCTCACCACCCCCTCACCAGCGCCCCCAGCTGCGGAGGCAGGGCAGCGTGGTGTGCAGCCGCATCCAGCATCTCTCCACCATCGACTACGTGGAGGAGG GCGAGACAATCAAGCGGGTGAAACCGAAACGCACCACATCCTTCTTCAGCCGGCAGCTGTCCCTGGGCCAGGGGAGCTACACCGTGGTCCAGGCCGCCGACAGCCTGGAGCAAGGCTGA